In a single window of the Luteolibacter flavescens genome:
- a CDS encoding ABC transporter permease, giving the protein MNFLHQLRGELAKLFGRPRTYLGYGVFLAMEAIILAVFKLEGSQRTMRTLIERNGFGFDDYYSSLTVTYWVMGFSMFLLGSIYFALVAGDIVAKEAEDGNLRLVLSRPVSRLRILLLKYAAVSIYTVTFVFFVGITGYAMSVAALGVDGGLFVWNQKMKVFAVFPTWGEGIARIGLSAAGIGISMITLSSIAFMFSCFRMKPAAATIMALSILFVDLVLQEFPFFKPYEQYFITWRMSSWVYLLENVISWPKLAGSYVFLFGLNATLFLIGYTAFRLRDFKT; this is encoded by the coding sequence ATGAACTTCCTCCACCAGCTCCGCGGCGAGCTCGCCAAGCTCTTCGGCAGGCCGCGCACCTATCTCGGCTACGGCGTCTTCCTCGCGATGGAGGCCATCATCCTCGCCGTCTTCAAGCTCGAGGGCAGCCAGCGCACCATGCGCACGCTCATCGAGAGGAATGGCTTCGGCTTCGATGATTACTACAGCTCGCTGACGGTGACCTACTGGGTCATGGGCTTCAGTATGTTCCTGCTCGGCTCCATCTACTTCGCGCTGGTCGCCGGGGACATCGTGGCAAAGGAGGCGGAGGACGGAAACCTGCGGCTCGTCCTTTCCCGCCCCGTCTCGCGGCTGCGCATCCTGCTGCTGAAGTATGCGGCGGTCTCCATCTACACGGTCACCTTCGTCTTCTTCGTCGGCATCACCGGCTACGCCATGTCCGTCGCGGCGCTGGGCGTGGATGGCGGGCTCTTCGTGTGGAATCAGAAGATGAAGGTCTTCGCCGTCTTCCCCACCTGGGGCGAGGGCATCGCCCGCATCGGCCTCTCCGCCGCGGGCATCGGCATCAGCATGATCACGCTGTCGTCCATCGCCTTCATGTTCTCGTGCTTCAGGATGAAGCCCGCCGCGGCCACCATCATGGCGCTCAGCATCCTCTTCGTGGATCTGGTGCTGCAGGAGTTCCCCTTCTTCAAGCCCTACGAGCAGTACTTCATCACCTGGCGGATGAGCTCGTGGGTCTACCTGCTGGAAAACGTCATCTCATGGCCGAAGCTCGCGGGCAGCTACGTCTTCCTCTTCGGCCTGAATGCCACGCTCTTCCTCATCGGCTACACCGCCTTCCGCCTGCGGGATTTCAAGACGTGA
- a CDS encoding ABC transporter ATP-binding protein translates to MLRVNGLFKSFGGKPALHDVSFEVKRGEIHGLLGHNGAGKSTTLGIILGMVEPDRGRAHIGGVCVQEDHAGALRQVGAIFESPAFYDYLSGWENLRILAGFSGRFDEKAARDVVERVGLTKRIRSKVGSYSHGMRQRLALAQALLPEPQVLLLDEPTDGLDPEGIKWFRDFILGLRRERGMTVLFNSHLLAEVEQMCDRVTILKEGRLIHAGSLEDLRGEAPVYEVSLEPWHEARTFLELNGAQVISPGRIALPPDADPAVIVAALVGCGIRVSAFSPVRRSLEDLYLEISANPTAAATA, encoded by the coding sequence ATGCTCCGCGTTAACGGTCTCTTCAAATCCTTCGGCGGGAAGCCGGCGTTGCACGATGTCTCCTTCGAGGTGAAGCGCGGGGAGATCCACGGGCTGCTCGGGCACAATGGCGCGGGGAAAAGCACCACGCTCGGCATCATCCTCGGCATGGTCGAGCCGGACCGCGGGCGGGCCCACATCGGCGGCGTCTGCGTGCAGGAGGACCACGCGGGTGCCTTGAGGCAAGTCGGCGCCATCTTCGAGAGCCCGGCATTCTACGACTACCTCAGCGGCTGGGAAAACCTGCGCATCCTCGCGGGATTCTCCGGACGCTTCGATGAAAAAGCAGCGCGCGACGTGGTCGAGCGCGTCGGCCTCACCAAGCGCATCCGGTCGAAGGTCGGCAGCTATTCCCACGGCATGCGCCAGCGGCTCGCGCTCGCGCAGGCACTCCTGCCGGAGCCGCAGGTGCTTCTGTTAGACGAGCCCACCGACGGCCTCGACCCGGAGGGCATCAAGTGGTTCCGCGACTTCATCCTCGGCCTGCGCCGCGAGCGCGGGATGACGGTGCTCTTCAATTCCCACCTGCTCGCGGAGGTCGAGCAGATGTGCGACCGCGTCACCATCCTGAAGGAAGGCCGCCTCATCCACGCCGGCTCGCTGGAGGATCTGCGCGGCGAGGCCCCCGTCTATGAGGTCAGCCTGGAGCCCTGGCATGAGGCCAGGACCTTCCTGGAGCTGAATGGCGCGCAGGTCATCTCTCCCGGGCGCATCGCCCTGCCGCCGGATGCGGACCCCGCGGTCATCGTCGCCGCGCTGGTCGGCTGCGGCATCCGCGTCTCCGCCTTCTCCCCCGTGCGCCGCTCGCTGGAGGATCTCTACCTGGAAATCTCCGCGAACCCCACCGCCGCAGCCACCGCATGA
- a CDS encoding type II secretion system protein — translation MKTHSTPRRAGTGFTITEVLVVIAILAVLVAIAVPLGRSAVARSHSAACISNLRQIGVGLEAYLQDHTQRMPEIEAGRKGKNEDKPVLETELASYLTNPEVFHCPADHECYEKSGCSYIWNSSQSGRHRLQLVFFGKEGDDPRIPLISDKEDWHPGDSGVNFLYADLSASSKVEFGTGQ, via the coding sequence ACACCGCGGCGCGCTGGCACCGGCTTCACGATCACCGAGGTGCTCGTGGTCATCGCCATCCTCGCGGTGCTGGTCGCGATCGCCGTGCCGCTCGGTCGATCCGCGGTGGCGAGGTCGCACAGCGCGGCGTGCATTTCAAATCTCCGCCAGATCGGCGTGGGCCTCGAGGCCTACCTGCAGGATCACACGCAAAGGATGCCCGAGATCGAGGCCGGGCGGAAGGGCAAGAACGAGGACAAGCCGGTGCTGGAAACGGAGCTGGCGAGCTACCTGACGAATCCGGAAGTCTTCCACTGTCCGGCGGACCACGAGTGCTATGAAAAATCCGGCTGCAGCTACATCTGGAATTCCAGCCAGAGCGGTCGGCATCGCTTGCAGCTCGTCTTCTTCGGCAAGGAAGGCGACGACCCGCGCATCCCCCTCATCTCGGACAAGGAGGACTGGCACCCCGGCGACTCCGGCGTGAATTTCCTCTACGCCGACCTCTCCGCATCGAGCAAAGTCGAATTTGGCACCGGCCAGTAA
- the bioA gene encoding adenosylmethionine--8-amino-7-oxononanoate transaminase, whose product MRDDTRRWIEADKKHCWHPFTPQDAWVAGEPLVLVRGQGAWLWDSEGRRYLDGNSSIWTNIHGHHHPALDAAITRQLDEVAHTSYLGFANPRASELAERLCALFPAGTLERVFFSDDGSTAIECAMKMAIQYRQQTGEPERTGFIAFDQAYHGDTMGAASLGGVSRFHERFRGHGVPVTFVSGMEALRQLPAEAVRGTAAVVIEPLIQGVNEMTPWPAGMLRELRAWCDAHGVHLILDEVMTGFGRTGKMFACQHEEVTPDFLCVAKGLTGGYMPMAATFTSAAVYDAFRGADERAFYYGHSYTANPLGCAVALASLDVFESEKTLHHLQPKIALMGELLAELEATHPRVRAVRQCGFVAGIEVEGVTGAAVCLAARQHGLLTRPIRNTIVLMPPLCTTEEELRLAVHALDLAARE is encoded by the coding sequence ATGCGCGACGACACGCGACGCTGGATCGAGGCCGACAAGAAGCACTGCTGGCACCCCTTCACCCCGCAGGATGCATGGGTGGCGGGCGAGCCGCTGGTGCTCGTGCGCGGCCAGGGCGCATGGCTGTGGGACTCGGAGGGCCGCCGGTATCTCGACGGGAATTCTTCGATCTGGACGAATATCCACGGACACCATCACCCCGCGCTGGATGCAGCGATCACGCGGCAACTCGACGAGGTGGCGCACACGTCCTACCTCGGCTTTGCGAATCCGCGGGCGAGCGAGCTGGCGGAGCGGCTGTGCGCGCTCTTCCCCGCCGGGACGCTGGAGCGCGTGTTCTTCTCCGACGATGGATCGACGGCCATCGAGTGCGCGATGAAGATGGCCATCCAGTATCGCCAGCAGACGGGCGAGCCGGAGCGCACCGGCTTCATCGCCTTCGACCAGGCGTATCATGGCGATACCATGGGCGCGGCGTCGCTCGGCGGGGTCTCGCGTTTCCATGAGCGCTTCCGCGGGCATGGCGTGCCGGTCACCTTTGTCTCCGGGATGGAGGCGCTGCGCCAACTGCCGGCAGAGGCGGTGCGCGGCACGGCCGCCGTGGTCATCGAGCCGCTCATCCAGGGCGTGAATGAGATGACCCCGTGGCCCGCAGGCATGCTGCGCGAGCTGCGCGCGTGGTGCGACGCGCATGGCGTGCACCTCATCCTCGACGAGGTGATGACCGGCTTTGGCAGGACGGGGAAGATGTTCGCCTGCCAGCACGAGGAGGTCACGCCGGACTTCCTCTGCGTGGCGAAGGGCCTCACCGGTGGCTACATGCCGATGGCGGCCACCTTCACCTCGGCCGCCGTCTATGATGCCTTCCGCGGCGCGGACGAGCGGGCTTTCTACTATGGACATAGTTACACGGCGAATCCGCTCGGGTGCGCCGTCGCGCTGGCCAGCCTCGATGTCTTCGAAAGTGAGAAAACCCTCCACCACCTGCAGCCGAAGATCGCACTGATGGGCGAACTCCTCGCGGAGCTGGAAGCGACGCATCCCCGGGTCCGCGCGGTGCGGCAATGCGGCTTCGTCGCCGGGATCGAGGTCGAGGGCGTCACGGGTGCCGCGGTCTGCCTGGCCGCGCGCCAGCACGGCCTGCTCACCCGCCCGATCCGGAATACCATCGTGCTCATGCCGCCGCTCTGCACCACGGAGGAAGAACTGCGGCTGGCCGTCCACGCGCTCGACCTGGCAGCACGGGAGTAG